The DNA sequence AATATATTTCGATCGAGAACCTGGTCGGGTCTCGCTTCGGCGATGTTTTGATCGGCAGCAAGGGCAAAAACGTCCTCGACGGCGGCGCCGGCAACGATCTTTTGATCGGCAATGGCGGCGGCGACACGTTTATTGGCGGATCCGGGATCGACACAGTCAGCTACGCCAACGCCAAGAAGGGCGTCGAGCTCAGTCTCGAAGAGGGTGGCGAAGAAGGGGTCGCCGACGGTGACGCGTATTATTCGATCGAGAACGTCATCGGAACCAAATTCAAAGATGTGATTGAGGGCGACGACGGTTCGAACACGATCGACGGCGCGGGCGGCAATGACCAGCTCTTCGGCGGCGGCGGCGACGACGTTTTGATCGGAGGCGCCGGAGCCGATCTGCTTAACGGGGGCGGCGGCGGCGACGATGACGACGACGAGGATGAAGATGACGGCAACGACACGGCGAGCTATGTGACCGCAAGTGCTGGCGTGCATGTCGATCTGACCTTGGCTGTGCAAAGCGATCCAGGAACCGACGCGCATGGCGACCAATTGATCTCGATCGAGAACCTCATCGGCTCGAATTTCAATGACACATTAACCGGAGACGAAAACAACAACACTCTCAACGGCGTTCTTGGCGACGACAGCCTGAACGGCGGTGACGGCGACGATGTGTTGATCGGCGGCACCGGCGCGGACGCGCTCAACGGCGGGGATGGCAGCGACACAGCAAGCTATGTCACCGCGTCCGCGGGAGTGGTCGTCAATCTCGATGATCCGGACGACAACACCGGAGACGCGGCGGGCGATACCTATGACTCGATCGAAAATTTGACCGGTTCCAACTTCGACGACACACTGACCGGGGACGACGCCGACAACGCGATCGAAGGGGGCGTCGGGAACGACACTCTGGACGGCGGCCTGGGCAATGATACGGCGAACTATGCCTCGGCGGCGACAGGCGTGACGGTCAGTCTGGCATTGCAAGGCACGGCGCAAAATACCGTTGGGGCCGGAACCGATACGCTGTTCAATTTCGAGAACCTGAGAGGCTCGGCCTTGGCCGACACGCTAACCGGCGACGCCGCCAACAATAAGATTTGGGGCGGCGCCGGCAACGACACGCTGAACGGCGGTGACGGTGACGACACGCTTTACGGTGAAGCCGGCAACGACACGCTGAACGGCGGCAACGACAACGACACGCTGTACGGCGATGCCGGGAATGACACGTTGAACGCCGGCGCTGGCAATGACATCCTGGTCGGGGGTCTAGGCAACGACACACTGAATGGCGGCGGTGGCAACGACGTGTTCGTCTTTAACTTCTCCAATGAAGGAGCCGACACGATTCAGGACTTCACTCTTGCCGACGACCTGATCCGCATCTCGGCAGGCGGTTTTGGCGGCGGTCTGACTGCCGGCAATCCGCTGGCCGACGGAACCACCTTCATCAGCGGTGCGGGGCCACAAACCCCGACCACGACGAGCGGAACGTTCCTCTACAACACGACGAACGGTCAGCTCAGTTGGGATGCTGACGGAACCGGATCCGGTGCCGCCGTCTTGATCGCGACCTTGACCGGCGCTCCAGCTCTGACGGTGGGTCATTTCGATATCGTCGTCTAAGGTACTCGCCAATCAACCGTTAAGGGGTCAGTTCGCAACGCGGACTGGCCCCTTTTCTTTAGGACACGTGCATCCGCGGATTGACCCAATCCCGAAGTGCATCACCCAGAACATTGACCGAAATCAGTACGGCGATCAGCACCAGTCCCGGCAGTACCGTGACCCACCAAGCGCCGGCAAACAT is a window from the bacterium genome containing:
- a CDS encoding calcium-binding protein, with product MVAYLKFGPQFVANSFTEEGQEEVRVTTLKNGNFVIVWRNEGGDGNDVVAQVFSPNGAKIGGEIQVPDFAPANQQNAFVTALDGGGFVIAWQDANNTNYTDDTSGNAVRAQIFNANGQQVGSQLLVNTATSGAQQAPQIAATNGGGFFVTWQDASATGGDTSGTAIRGQFFDATGAKIGAELLINTSTANNQTTPTAARLLNGNVVVAWVDASTSTTNTDIRARIYDPNGNPINTADFLVDTNGAPNSAPTIAALSNGTFAVTWRTGTTGNGEIVARIFDAFGNPVTSEFQVNVGTTGEQSAPNIVATADGFIVAWRDANTATDGSGIAMPAAYFNNFGQRQPWGTANGQYFGDLLIPSEFLNNQRTVTGGGGITLLKNGDILFAWDDTSNLPPDTDDESIRYQTYRAYNDKYGTANDDALKGTAGRDFLAGFGGNDLLLGGNGDDVLEGGIGADLLHGGGKGKKGGSDTASYSSASVGVTASLANAKVNTGDAAGDKYISIENLVGSRFGDVLIGSKGKNVLDGGAGNDLLIGNGGGDTFIGGSGIDTVSYANAKKGVELSLEEGGEEGVADGDAYYSIENVIGTKFKDVIEGDDGSNTIDGAGGNDQLFGGGGDDVLIGGAGADLLNGGGGGDDDDDEDEDDGNDTASYVTASAGVHVDLTLAVQSDPGTDAHGDQLISIENLIGSNFNDTLTGDENNNTLNGVLGDDSLNGGDGDDVLIGGTGADALNGGDGSDTASYVTASAGVVVNLDDPDDNTGDAAGDTYDSIENLTGSNFDDTLTGDDADNAIEGGVGNDTLDGGLGNDTANYASAATGVTVSLALQGTAQNTVGAGTDTLFNFENLRGSALADTLTGDAANNKIWGGAGNDTLNGGDGDDTLYGEAGNDTLNGGNDNDTLYGDAGNDTLNAGAGNDILVGGLGNDTLNGGGGNDVFVFNFSNEGADTIQDFTLADDLIRISAGGFGGGLTAGNPLADGTTFISGAGPQTPTTTSGTFLYNTTNGQLSWDADGTGSGAAVLIATLTGAPALTVGHFDIVV